Proteins from a genomic interval of Halorussus rarus:
- a CDS encoding TrkH family potassium uptake protein, which yields MRESLRTIGRDLGRMFQALSGMVFVSVVVPLVWGEFYAIPGLVLAGAIPLAAGTALARRFADAAEPGKLHGMMIAASGWFFVAVFGSLPFYLVALTAFVDPGLVPVPASVRTETLRAFLNPLNGFFESMSGFTGTGLTMTVHEDRIPHTLQWWRSLTEWVGGVGVIVLTTAVLARPGSGSLTLYESEARSEKIHPSIVSTVRTIWWIFLLFTVVSVLLLWVAGMPLWDAVNHAMTGLATGGFSVTDNSIGTYDSVAIDFALVPVMILGSIAFPVHYLVLRGDLRNLYADLQTRWVFGFFALGTAALTGFLLLSGSYDPGRLVVVPGALALSGSAAALFQTFRFALFQFVSAASCTGFQTAGTLGTRWPATAQLVVSLGMVVGAAAGSTVGGIKLVRALTLVKGTVFRIRGVFLPETAVRTFEMNGRNYSDDEAAREFEEAAIVSFLWLVFLALGIFVLLVAVPVGPGEDAFTLANVVFEVASAQGNVGLSSGITGPGMPTVAKVAFLFNMWIGRLEIIPVLVLLRSLFVGAEGYR from the coding sequence ATGCGCGAATCACTCCGAACCATCGGGCGAGATCTGGGTCGGATGTTCCAGGCGCTCTCGGGCATGGTGTTCGTCTCGGTCGTCGTCCCGCTGGTCTGGGGCGAGTTCTACGCGATACCCGGGCTGGTGCTCGCCGGGGCGATCCCGCTGGCCGCGGGGACCGCCCTCGCGCGGCGCTTCGCGGACGCCGCCGAGCCGGGCAAGCTCCACGGGATGATGATCGCGGCCTCCGGGTGGTTCTTCGTCGCGGTGTTCGGGTCGCTCCCGTTCTACCTCGTCGCGCTCACCGCCTTCGTCGACCCGGGTCTCGTCCCGGTGCCGGCGTCGGTACGGACCGAGACGCTCCGGGCGTTCCTGAACCCGCTCAACGGGTTCTTCGAGAGCATGAGCGGCTTCACCGGGACCGGGCTGACCATGACGGTCCACGAGGACCGCATCCCCCACACGCTCCAGTGGTGGCGGTCGCTGACCGAGTGGGTCGGCGGCGTGGGCGTCATCGTGCTCACGACCGCCGTCCTCGCCCGGCCCGGCAGCGGGTCGCTCACCCTCTACGAGAGCGAGGCCCGCTCCGAGAAAATCCACCCGAGCATCGTCTCGACGGTCCGGACCATCTGGTGGATCTTCCTGCTGTTCACCGTCGTCTCGGTCCTCCTGCTGTGGGTCGCGGGGATGCCGCTGTGGGACGCCGTCAACCACGCGATGACCGGGCTGGCGACCGGCGGATTCAGCGTCACCGACAACAGCATCGGAACCTACGACAGCGTCGCCATCGACTTCGCGCTCGTCCCGGTGATGATCCTGGGCAGCATCGCGTTCCCGGTCCACTACCTCGTGCTCCGGGGCGACCTCCGGAACCTCTACGCGGACCTCCAGACACGGTGGGTGTTCGGCTTCTTCGCGCTCGGGACCGCCGCCCTCACCGGGTTCCTCCTGCTGAGCGGCAGCTACGACCCCGGGCGACTCGTCGTGGTCCCCGGCGCGCTCGCGCTGTCCGGGTCGGCGGCCGCGCTGTTCCAGACGTTCCGATTCGCGCTCTTCCAGTTCGTCTCGGCCGCCTCGTGCACGGGGTTCCAGACCGCCGGGACGCTCGGGACGCGGTGGCCCGCGACCGCCCAGCTCGTCGTCTCGCTGGGGATGGTCGTCGGCGCCGCAGCGGGGTCGACGGTCGGCGGCATCAAGCTCGTCCGGGCGCTGACCCTGGTCAAGGGGACCGTGTTCCGGATCCGGGGCGTGTTCCTGCCCGAGACCGCGGTCCGCACGTTCGAGATGAACGGCCGGAACTACTCGGACGACGAGGCCGCCCGGGAGTTCGAGGAGGCGGCCATCGTCTCGTTCCTCTGGCTGGTGTTCCTCGCGCTCGGAATCTTCGTCCTCCTGGTCGCGGTCCCGGTCGGCCCGGGCGAGGACGCGTTCACGCTGGCGAACGTGGTCTTCGAGGTCGCCAGCGCCCAGGGCAACGTCGGCCTCTCGTCAGGCATCACCGGGCCGGGGATGCCGACCGTCGCCAAGGTCGCGTTCCTGTTCAACATGTGGATCGGCCGGCTCGAGATCATCCCCGTTCTCGTGCTGCTGCGGAGCCTGTTCGTCGGTGCGGAGGGGTACCGATGA
- a CDS encoding potassium channel family protein — protein MYIIIVGAGDIGSQLLDLVTRETNNVVVVERNEATANEVAKSYDCLVLNADATTKETLEEAGADQADAVISTTDDDATNVMVMLLAQEFGIPSQVSVVQNPDHMRLFRQLNVNVLENPEHLIAEYLYRAVQRPSVKDFMHLADGAEVFEITVGEDGPIASRTLRDADEADVLPDDVRVVAVERGESALLPRGDTEIREGDLVTVFSKRGFAPAILEVFTGENREATRV, from the coding sequence ATGTATATCATCATCGTCGGTGCCGGGGATATCGGGTCACAGCTGCTCGACCTGGTCACCCGGGAGACGAACAACGTCGTGGTGGTCGAACGGAACGAGGCGACGGCCAACGAAGTCGCCAAGAGCTACGACTGCCTCGTGCTCAACGCCGACGCCACGACGAAGGAGACCCTCGAGGAGGCCGGCGCCGACCAGGCCGACGCCGTCATCAGCACGACCGACGACGACGCCACCAACGTCATGGTGATGCTGCTCGCCCAGGAGTTCGGCATCCCCTCGCAGGTGTCGGTCGTCCAGAACCCCGATCACATGCGGCTGTTCCGCCAGCTCAACGTCAACGTCCTCGAGAACCCCGAGCACCTCATCGCGGAGTACCTCTACCGGGCGGTGCAGCGGCCGTCGGTCAAGGACTTCATGCACTTGGCCGACGGCGCCGAGGTCTTCGAGATAACGGTGGGCGAGGACGGCCCCATCGCGAGCCGGACGCTCCGAGACGCCGACGAGGCGGACGTGCTCCCCGACGACGTCCGGGTGGTCGCCGTCGAGCGCGGCGAGTCGGCACTGCTCCCGCGGGGCGACACCGAGATCCGCGAGGGCGATTTGGTCACCGTCTTCTCGAAGCGCGGATTCGCGCCCGCCATCCTCGAAGTGTTCACCGGCGAGAATCGGGAGGCGACGCGGGTGTGA
- a CDS encoding Dyp-type peroxidase, which yields MDDTGPSEHGRSGADRDARPRGESADAARDGADRDRRSRGISRREFAKAAVAIGGASALSACLGRNGGPDVATGPEDLSTLPSRQHAWNEFLPTDDHGNVVAPRHRVLLLLNYAGDGTPTDADRETAESAFRSLERAYERGGDGLLFTVGYSPSYFERFDAPLPDSVDLQQPRALAPFEDPELDRQDAVVHLASNHASVVLAAEQALLGEQSTVNGVEVTADLSGVFERADRRTGFIGEGLPADHQDVDGLPDSDAVPEDAPLYMGFKSGFRKNQASEDRVTIRDGPFAGGTTHQLSTIELNLEQWYEQDSRSQRVSKMFCPVHAEEDLVEDAGDNLGDSARMEEKGCPAHSEEHARKKGVVGHSQKSARARDDDGSPLMIRRDFDSTDGGRAGLHFVSLQRTVADFVDTRDAMNGEDLAERSAVGQKNNNGILQYMEVLRRGNFLLPPREHRALPTPNPA from the coding sequence ATGGACGACACCGGACCGAGCGAACACGGACGAAGCGGGGCCGACCGCGACGCCCGGCCGCGCGGCGAGTCGGCGGACGCCGCCCGAGACGGCGCCGACCGGGACCGCCGGAGCCGCGGCATCTCCAGGCGGGAGTTCGCCAAGGCCGCGGTGGCCATCGGGGGCGCCTCGGCGCTGTCGGCGTGTCTGGGCCGGAACGGCGGGCCGGACGTGGCCACCGGGCCCGAGGACCTCTCGACGCTGCCCTCGCGCCAGCACGCGTGGAACGAGTTCCTCCCGACCGACGACCACGGCAACGTCGTCGCGCCCCGCCACCGGGTCCTCCTCCTGTTGAACTACGCCGGCGACGGGACGCCGACCGACGCCGACCGCGAGACCGCCGAGTCGGCGTTCCGGAGCCTCGAGCGCGCCTACGAGCGGGGCGGCGACGGCCTGCTGTTCACGGTAGGCTACTCGCCGTCGTACTTCGAGCGGTTCGACGCGCCGCTGCCCGACTCCGTGGACCTCCAGCAGCCCCGGGCGCTCGCCCCGTTCGAGGACCCGGAACTCGACCGCCAGGACGCGGTGGTCCACCTCGCAAGCAACCACGCGTCGGTCGTGCTGGCGGCCGAGCAGGCGCTGCTCGGCGAGCAGTCGACGGTGAACGGCGTCGAGGTGACGGCCGACCTCTCGGGGGTGTTCGAGCGGGCCGACCGCCGGACCGGGTTCATCGGCGAGGGGCTGCCCGCCGACCACCAGGACGTCGACGGCCTCCCCGACTCCGACGCGGTGCCCGAGGACGCGCCGCTCTACATGGGGTTCAAGTCGGGCTTTCGGAAGAACCAGGCCAGCGAGGACCGCGTGACCATCCGGGACGGGCCGTTCGCCGGCGGGACGACCCACCAGCTCTCGACGATCGAGCTCAACTTGGAGCAGTGGTACGAGCAGGACAGCCGGTCACAGCGCGTGAGCAAGATGTTCTGCCCGGTCCACGCCGAGGAGGACCTGGTCGAGGACGCGGGCGACAACCTCGGCGACTCCGCCAGGATGGAGGAGAAGGGCTGTCCCGCCCACTCGGAGGAGCACGCCCGCAAGAAGGGCGTGGTGGGCCACTCCCAGAAGTCGGCGCGGGCCCGCGACGACGACGGCTCGCCGCTGATGATCCGCCGGGACTTCGACTCGACCGACGGCGGCCGGGCGGGCCTCCACTTCGTCTCGCTCCAGCGGACCGTCGCGGACTTCGTCGACACCCGCGACGCGATGAACGGCGAGGACCTCGCCGAGCGGTCGGCGGTCGGGCAGAAGAACAACAACGGCATCCTCCAGTACATGGAGGTGCTCCGGCGCGGGAACTTCCTGCTGCCGCCCCGGGAGCACCGCGCGCTGCCGACGCCGAATCCGGCGTGA
- a CDS encoding fumarylacetoacetate hydrolase family protein, translating into MRRVRFRDPAGSTRVGEWTDGRIEAAGETYDAADVAVLPPAEPTKIVCVGLNYRDHADERDSEIPDRPLLFLKPPNSLSAHGDTVTLPAGKERVDHEAELAVVMSDQARNVSADEAMDYVAGFTCMDDVSNRDDQDREQNWVRGKAFDNAAPLGPVLATPDEVPDDAAVELRVNGETRQRSSRDEFIWSVPELIEEVTTYMTLEPGDVVSTGTPAGVAPLDDGDEVEVEVEGVGVLRHDVREP; encoded by the coding sequence ATGCGCAGAGTCAGATTCCGCGACCCCGCGGGCAGCACCAGAGTCGGCGAGTGGACCGACGGCCGGATCGAGGCGGCCGGCGAGACCTACGACGCGGCCGACGTCGCGGTGCTTCCGCCGGCCGAACCGACCAAGATCGTCTGCGTCGGGTTGAACTACCGGGACCACGCCGACGAGCGCGACAGCGAGATCCCCGACCGGCCGCTGCTGTTCCTCAAGCCCCCGAACAGCCTCTCGGCCCACGGCGACACCGTGACCCTCCCCGCCGGGAAGGAGCGCGTCGACCACGAGGCCGAACTCGCGGTCGTGATGAGCGACCAGGCACGTAACGTCTCCGCCGACGAGGCGATGGACTACGTCGCGGGCTTCACCTGCATGGACGACGTGTCGAACCGCGACGACCAGGACCGCGAGCAGAACTGGGTCCGCGGGAAGGCGTTCGACAACGCCGCGCCGCTCGGGCCGGTGCTGGCCACCCCCGACGAGGTCCCCGACGACGCCGCGGTCGAACTCCGCGTGAACGGCGAGACCCGCCAGCGGTCCTCGCGCGACGAGTTCATCTGGTCGGTGCCCGAGCTGATCGAGGAGGTGACGACCTACATGACCCTCGAACCGGGCGACGTCGTCTCGACCGGGACGCCCGCGGGCGTCGCGCCGCTCGACGACGGCGACGAAGTCGAGGTCGAGGTGGAGGGCGTCGGCGTCCTCCGCCACGACGTGCGCGAGCCCTGA
- a CDS encoding histidine kinase N-terminal 7TM domain-containing protein: MDWQHTAHVYPMLIGGFVSAVLAAYGAAYARRRRRRTVVLSFVGLNLAIAVWTIVTAVKVLSLDPAVKLLAFKLFHVGSTFASPLFFAFALAYTDRSEWLTRPTLAALFAVPSVTLLLLFVNPNSVAIIDWRLVASGGVTTIEVQSGPASVLRIAYGLVLDLFAIGLILQYAVRSRWDDRKQAGFLLVGVVPPAVVVYLELADVYPPDGVGVNLLPASLAFTAVSFGVAVFRYKLFGALPLAYRTTVEHSPTGIVVLEEDERIVYRNPAAESLFGLGSAVGDDAADAIPEYDALRDGLESATVRAGPDRERYLDVFRRPLRRGGATVGWVLTAHDVTSQRTYQRELEATNDQLEILNRVVRHDVTNDVSVVTLYLRLALDRDDLGEEVVDELRTALEYAEHIDELTDTVADLMRVMLEDDEMRPMNLCRELEETAEQVRQAYPEASVAVPPDLPDVRIRANDLLGSALLNVITNAVIHNDTDAPEVDVSLAVTEETAVVRIADDGPGIPDDRKETVFGRGEKGLESPGTGIGLYLVDRIVSGFDGDVRVADNDPRGTVVAVELPIATDVGGRSLRPSRDDRAANPR; this comes from the coding sequence ATGGATTGGCAACACACCGCACACGTCTACCCGATGCTGATCGGCGGGTTCGTCTCGGCCGTCCTGGCGGCCTACGGTGCGGCGTACGCCCGCAGGCGTCGCCGGCGGACGGTCGTGCTCTCGTTCGTGGGGCTGAACCTCGCCATCGCGGTGTGGACTATCGTCACGGCGGTCAAGGTTCTGAGCCTCGACCCGGCCGTCAAGCTGCTCGCGTTCAAGCTGTTCCACGTCGGGAGCACGTTCGCGAGTCCGCTGTTCTTCGCGTTCGCGCTCGCCTACACCGACCGCAGCGAGTGGCTGACCCGCCCGACGCTGGCCGCCCTCTTCGCGGTGCCGTCGGTGACCCTGCTGCTCCTGTTCGTCAACCCCAATTCCGTCGCCATCATCGACTGGCGACTCGTCGCGAGCGGCGGCGTGACCACTATCGAGGTCCAGTCCGGGCCGGCGTCGGTGCTCCGGATCGCGTACGGTCTCGTCCTCGACCTGTTCGCGATCGGGCTCATCCTCCAGTACGCGGTCCGGTCGCGGTGGGACGACCGGAAACAGGCCGGCTTCCTCCTGGTCGGCGTCGTGCCCCCCGCCGTCGTCGTCTACCTCGAACTCGCCGACGTCTATCCCCCGGACGGGGTCGGGGTCAACCTGCTTCCGGCGTCGCTGGCCTTCACCGCGGTCTCGTTCGGGGTCGCGGTGTTCCGGTACAAGCTGTTCGGCGCGCTCCCGCTGGCCTACCGGACGACGGTCGAGCACTCCCCGACCGGTATCGTCGTCCTCGAAGAGGACGAGCGCATCGTCTACCGCAACCCGGCCGCCGAGTCGCTGTTCGGACTCGGCTCGGCGGTCGGGGACGACGCGGCGGACGCCATCCCGGAGTACGACGCGCTCCGCGACGGCCTGGAGTCGGCGACGGTCCGGGCCGGCCCGGACCGCGAGCGGTACCTCGACGTGTTCCGCCGGCCGCTCCGGCGCGGCGGTGCGACCGTCGGGTGGGTACTCACCGCCCACGACGTGACCTCGCAGCGCACCTACCAGCGCGAACTGGAGGCAACGAACGACCAGCTCGAGATACTCAATCGGGTCGTCCGCCACGACGTCACCAACGACGTCAGCGTCGTCACGTTGTACCTCAGACTCGCGCTCGATCGCGACGACCTCGGAGAAGAGGTCGTGGACGAACTCCGGACCGCACTCGAGTACGCCGAGCACATCGACGAGTTGACCGACACCGTCGCCGACCTGATGCGCGTGATGCTGGAAGACGACGAGATGCGGCCGATGAATCTGTGTCGGGAGCTCGAGGAGACGGCCGAGCAGGTCCGGCAGGCGTACCCCGAGGCGAGCGTCGCGGTACCGCCCGACCTGCCGGACGTGCGGATACGCGCGAACGACCTGCTGGGGTCGGCGCTGCTGAACGTCATCACGAACGCCGTGATCCACAACGACACCGACGCCCCCGAGGTCGACGTCTCGCTCGCCGTGACCGAGGAGACGGCGGTCGTCCGGATCGCGGACGACGGCCCGGGGATACCGGACGACCGGAAGGAGACGGTGTTCGGCAGGGGAGAGAAGGGTCTCGAGAGCCCCGGCACGGGCATCGGCCTCTACCTGGTCGACAGAATCGTCTCCGGTTTCGACGGCGACGTCCGGGTGGCGGACAACGACCCCCGAGGCACGGTCGTCGCCGTCGAACTCCCCATCGCCACCGACGTCGGCGGGCGGTCGCTCCGCCCCTCCCGCGACGACCGCGCGGCGAACCCGCGCTGA
- a CDS encoding DUF7542 family protein — MTDERATVTCPDCDLEETFDRLGAARSRIETHRTETGHEAVWKLHRLDSGVERAGDEAGVCGRPECTNEESPLYRGE; from the coding sequence ATGACCGACGAGCGCGCGACGGTGACCTGCCCCGACTGCGACCTCGAGGAGACGTTCGACCGGCTCGGGGCGGCCCGGTCCCGCATCGAGACCCACCGGACCGAGACCGGCCACGAGGCGGTCTGGAAACTCCACCGGCTCGATTCGGGCGTCGAGCGCGCCGGCGACGAGGCCGGCGTCTGCGGGCGGCCGGAGTGCACGAACGAGGAGTCGCCGCTCTACCGGGGCGAGTAG
- a CDS encoding iron transporter encodes MRRRDFLRAGAPVGLAGLAGCTGLLDTQSAASGQFTTVADRTEQVYYPTHVDGMEMVGMGGKGRYKVGLMYSTPHAFWNITGTDTNLAQVGESVSAHLMAILWDDQTRTVLPTANVSATLLKGGEEVDSRRLWPMLSQNMGYHFGDNVELSGDGTYTAELSIGAMQARPMGALRGAFGEQTELAVEFDHSRSKLGDVSYEPLPDKKGKPGAISPMDMQMPVSQVPERSDLPNVLGTGTSGDADFVAFAPDENPHFVADGKRYLAVSPRTPYNRYPLPFMSLSATLKRGGSTVYDDILRPALDPDLGYHYGAAVDGVQSGDSLTVTVGAPPQVARHEGYETAFIEMPAMEMTV; translated from the coding sequence ATGAGACGACGCGACTTCCTGCGGGCGGGCGCGCCGGTCGGCCTCGCCGGCCTCGCCGGGTGCACGGGGCTGCTCGATACCCAGTCGGCCGCCTCCGGGCAGTTCACCACGGTCGCCGACCGGACGGAGCAGGTGTACTACCCCACCCACGTCGACGGGATGGAGATGGTCGGGATGGGCGGGAAGGGGCGCTACAAGGTCGGGCTGATGTACAGCACGCCTCACGCGTTCTGGAACATCACCGGCACGGACACGAACCTCGCGCAGGTCGGCGAGAGCGTGAGCGCCCACCTGATGGCCATCCTCTGGGACGACCAGACCCGGACCGTGCTGCCGACCGCCAACGTCTCCGCGACCCTCCTGAAGGGCGGCGAGGAGGTCGATTCGCGGCGCCTCTGGCCGATGCTCTCCCAGAACATGGGCTACCACTTCGGCGACAACGTGGAGCTGTCGGGCGACGGGACCTACACCGCCGAGCTCTCCATCGGGGCGATGCAGGCCCGCCCGATGGGCGCGCTGCGGGGCGCGTTCGGCGAGCAGACCGAGCTGGCGGTCGAGTTCGACCACAGCCGCTCGAAGCTCGGCGACGTCTCCTACGAGCCGCTCCCAGACAAGAAGGGGAAGCCGGGCGCGATTTCGCCGATGGACATGCAGATGCCAGTCTCGCAGGTGCCCGAGCGGAGCGACCTGCCGAACGTGCTCGGGACCGGGACCAGCGGCGACGCCGACTTCGTGGCGTTCGCGCCCGACGAGAACCCCCACTTCGTCGCCGACGGCAAGCGGTACCTCGCGGTGTCGCCCCGGACGCCGTACAACCGCTACCCGCTGCCGTTCATGTCGCTGTCGGCGACGCTGAAGCGGGGCGGCTCGACCGTCTACGACGACATCCTCCGGCCCGCGCTCGACCCCGACCTCGGTTACCACTACGGCGCCGCGGTCGACGGCGTGCAGTCGGGCGACTCGCTGACGGTAACGGTGGGCGCGCCGCCGCAGGTCGCCCGCCACGAGGGGTACGAGACGGCGTTCATCGAGATGCCCGCGATGGAGATGACGGTCTGA
- a CDS encoding complex I subunit 1/NuoH family protein has protein sequence MTGAHAVFGTPPEAPSATLPETVGRALGWAPMGPLEAALASLAAAGLVGTYLMVNAAVAGPWAKRKVAAAFWDKIGPNRVGPAGLLIIVADAMRFLSKELIIPDRADRPAFDVSPILVPLSAILGFAVIPMGSLFGVNVQLADPETGVAYVFAVSSLATLGLTMAGYASNNKYSLLGGLRAVAQNIAYEIPLVVTAASVVLLAGSLRTSEVVAAQRATLVSVAGVSIPSWYALVNPLAFVLFLVANLAEVGRNPFDVPEAPTEIVAGYMTEYSSVYFVLLYVGEFVHIFLGGAIAATLFLGGPAGPVLPGFVWFTAKIWAVFLFTQWARSAVPRVRIDQLIEIGWKGMLMLSFANLLAVAVVVGLTA, from the coding sequence ATGACCGGAGCACACGCGGTTTTCGGGACACCGCCGGAGGCCCCGTCCGCTACACTCCCGGAGACCGTCGGCCGGGCGCTCGGGTGGGCGCCGATGGGGCCGCTCGAAGCCGCGCTCGCGTCGCTCGCCGCGGCGGGCCTCGTCGGCACCTACCTGATGGTCAACGCTGCTGTCGCGGGTCCCTGGGCCAAGCGGAAGGTCGCGGCCGCGTTCTGGGACAAGATCGGCCCGAACCGGGTCGGGCCGGCGGGGCTGCTCATCATCGTGGCCGACGCGATGCGCTTCCTCTCGAAGGAGCTGATAATCCCCGACCGCGCCGACCGGCCGGCGTTCGACGTGTCGCCGATTCTCGTCCCGCTGTCGGCGATACTGGGGTTCGCGGTGATTCCGATGGGGAGCCTCTTCGGCGTGAACGTCCAGCTGGCAGACCCCGAGACCGGCGTCGCGTACGTCTTCGCGGTCTCCTCGCTGGCGACGCTCGGGCTGACGATGGCGGGCTACGCGTCGAACAACAAGTACTCGCTGCTGGGCGGGCTGCGCGCGGTCGCCCAGAACATCGCCTACGAGATTCCGCTGGTCGTCACCGCGGCCTCCGTGGTGCTGCTCGCCGGCTCGCTCCGGACCAGCGAGGTGGTGGCCGCCCAGCGGGCGACGCTGGTCTCGGTCGCCGGCGTTTCGATTCCCTCGTGGTACGCCCTCGTGAATCCCCTGGCGTTCGTTCTGTTCCTCGTGGCGAACCTCGCGGAGGTCGGGCGGAACCCGTTCGACGTGCCGGAGGCGCCGACCGAGATCGTCGCGGGCTACATGACCGAGTACTCGTCGGTGTACTTCGTGTTGCTCTACGTCGGCGAGTTCGTCCACATCTTCCTCGGCGGGGCCATCGCGGCCACGCTCTTCCTGGGCGGCCCGGCCGGCCCGGTGCTGCCCGGGTTCGTCTGGTTCACCGCCAAGATCTGGGCCGTCTTCCTGTTCACCCAGTGGGCGCGGTCGGCGGTCCCCCGCGTCCGCATCGACCAGCTCATCGAGATCGGCTGGAAGGGGATGCTGATGCTGTCGTTCGCCAATCTGCTCGCGGTCGCCGTGGTCGTGGGGCTGACAGCGTAG
- a CDS encoding helix-turn-helix domain-containing protein: MRYVTVVARPIDGALHPLDRALGDEPAVSREAIHRAELLDDDTIVMFAEATGDADRLREILADSDHVLDFTVTADDEGRLYSYSHYDPNDTLRDLLLRRREQELVVRMPVEYTDDGAMRATYVGRDEAFRAAMADQPEAVEIEIESTGDYHPKAEDLFARLTARQQEVLKAAVRLGYYENPREATHEDVAEAVGLSSGTVGEHLRKVESAVLKRLVL, translated from the coding sequence ATGCGCTACGTCACCGTCGTCGCGCGACCGATCGACGGGGCGCTCCACCCGCTCGACCGCGCGCTCGGGGACGAACCGGCGGTCTCGCGCGAGGCGATCCACCGCGCGGAGCTGCTCGACGACGACACAATCGTGATGTTCGCGGAGGCGACCGGCGACGCCGACCGGCTCCGCGAAATCCTGGCCGACAGCGACCACGTCCTGGACTTCACGGTCACCGCCGACGACGAGGGGCGGCTCTACTCCTACAGCCACTACGACCCCAACGACACGCTCCGGGACCTGCTGCTCCGGCGGCGCGAGCAGGAGCTGGTCGTCCGGATGCCGGTCGAGTACACCGACGACGGCGCGATGCGCGCGACCTACGTTGGCCGCGACGAGGCGTTCCGGGCGGCGATGGCCGACCAGCCCGAGGCGGTCGAGATTGAGATCGAGTCGACCGGCGACTACCACCCGAAGGCCGAGGACCTGTTCGCCCGGTTGACCGCCCGCCAGCAGGAGGTGCTGAAGGCCGCGGTCAGGCTGGGCTACTACGAGAACCCACGGGAGGCGACCCACGAGGACGTCGCCGAGGCGGTCGGCCTCTCGTCGGGGACGGTCGGCGAGCACCTCCGGAAGGTGGAGTCGGCGGTGCTGAAGCGGCTCGTGCTCTGA
- a CDS encoding DUF2267 domain-containing protein — MKYDDFMGEVQHRLELPDTGRAVRATRAVLQSLAERLQAGEAEDLAASLPMEVDYYLESADSGQRFDYDEFVGRVADRANVDRSDAAYYGKVVFGLVSELVSAGEIEQVRAQLPDDYEDLFALMDAEEVEE, encoded by the coding sequence ATGAAGTACGACGACTTCATGGGGGAAGTCCAGCACCGACTCGAACTGCCCGACACCGGCCGCGCGGTCCGCGCGACCCGCGCGGTGCTCCAGTCGCTCGCCGAGCGGCTCCAGGCCGGCGAGGCCGAGGACCTGGCGGCGTCGCTGCCGATGGAGGTCGACTACTACCTCGAGTCGGCCGACTCGGGCCAGCGGTTCGACTACGACGAGTTCGTCGGTCGCGTGGCCGACCGAGCGAACGTCGACCGGTCGGACGCCGCCTACTACGGGAAGGTCGTGTTCGGGCTCGTCAGCGAGCTCGTCTCGGCCGGCGAGATCGAGCAGGTCCGCGCGCAGCTCCCCGACGACTACGAGGACCTCTTCGCGCTGATGGACGCCGAGGAGGTCGAGGAGTAA
- a CDS encoding universal stress protein has translation MYDRILVPTDGSDQSERAFEQALDLALTYDAELHLLNVVDVSALAGEFDAVTVVDSLEESGRQLTHRLRDRAEEAGVETVETLVREGVPYSTILDYADDNDVDLVVMGTHGRTGLDRYLLGSVTERVVRKSDVPVLTVRGESDRDDA, from the coding sequence ATGTACGACCGCATCCTCGTCCCGACCGACGGCAGCGACCAGTCCGAGCGGGCGTTCGAGCAGGCGCTCGACCTCGCGCTGACCTACGACGCCGAGCTCCACCTCCTCAACGTGGTGGACGTGTCAGCGCTGGCCGGCGAGTTCGACGCCGTGACCGTCGTCGACTCGCTCGAAGAGAGCGGCCGCCAGCTGACCCACCGCCTCCGCGACCGCGCCGAGGAGGCGGGCGTCGAGACGGTCGAGACGCTGGTCCGCGAGGGCGTCCCGTACTCGACTATCCTCGACTACGCCGACGACAACGACGTCGACCTCGTGGTGATGGGGACCCACGGCCGAACCGGGCTCGACCGTTATCTGCTCGGGAGCGTCACCGAGCGCGTGGTTCGCAAGAGCGACGTGCCGGTGCTGACGGTCCGGGGCGAGTCGGACCGCGACGACGCGTAG
- a CDS encoding VIT1/CCC1 transporter family protein, translating to MVSLRRFLDLLGREDVRAISRRYFVSNGFDGTLTSIGVVIGAVLSGVPDGFAVVKIGVGAAVGLGTSGVWSVWEIERAETKAEIRRTERAMLSDLDDTEFERRQQGARTVHAVASGIGPLIGILIPLLPFVFEGALFTLPQAAAVAVALGVGLLASFGAYMGSISGQRWYVAAFRMGLAGLVVAAINVFLPG from the coding sequence GTGGTCTCGCTCCGCCGCTTCCTCGACCTGCTGGGCCGGGAGGACGTCCGCGCCATCTCCCGGCGGTACTTCGTCTCGAACGGGTTCGACGGGACCCTGACCAGCATCGGCGTCGTCATCGGCGCGGTGCTCTCGGGCGTCCCGGACGGGTTCGCGGTCGTCAAGATCGGCGTCGGCGCGGCGGTGGGGCTGGGCACCTCCGGCGTCTGGAGCGTCTGGGAGATCGAGCGCGCCGAGACGAAGGCCGAGATCCGGCGGACCGAGCGCGCGATGCTGAGCGACCTCGACGACACCGAGTTCGAGCGACGCCAGCAGGGCGCCCGCACGGTCCACGCCGTCGCCAGCGGCATCGGGCCGCTCATCGGCATCCTGATTCCGCTACTGCCGTTCGTCTTCGAGGGCGCGCTGTTCACGCTCCCGCAGGCCGCCGCGGTCGCGGTCGCGCTGGGGGTCGGCCTGCTGGCGTCGTTCGGCGCCTACATGGGCTCGATATCGGGCCAGCGGTGGTACGTCGCGGCGTTCCGGATGGGACTGGCGGGGCTGGTCGTGGCCGCCATCAACGTCTTCCTGCCGGGGTAG